The proteins below come from a single Hyperolius riggenbachi isolate aHypRig1 chromosome 8, aHypRig1.pri, whole genome shotgun sequence genomic window:
- the LOC137527368 gene encoding olfactory receptor 8D1-like: MNLTDQTVLTFFVIKGISDAPSLQLPIFLLVLFIYVITVCGNGTILFIVSQQPQLHTPMYFLLCNLSVLDISYSTVTLHKILVSFVSGDKTVSVNACRAQMFIFTSLVCNELLILTAMSYDRYVAICNPLHYSTIMSRSVCGILSSVCWMLGFLESMPHIILISRFTCYKSKVIDHFFCDIVPLLNLSCNDTSLSKFLMFICGLFLATFPFFLTFIPYVFIIRNIMRIPLKTGKYKAFYTCSSHLTVVVLLYVTLVCQYLRPASVETLESNKLFSLFNTAAVPLLNPLIYSLKNQDVKSALKRSWHQLTKKL; encoded by the coding sequence ATGAATCTCACAGATCAAACAGTGCTAACCTTTTTTGTTATTAAAGGGATTTCTGATGCTCCAAGCCTTCAGCTGCCAATTTTCCTGTTGGTTCTTTTCATTTATGTTATTACTGTTTGTGGAAATGGAACAATTCTTTTTATAGTGTCCCAACAACCTCAGCTCCACACGCCTATGTACTTCTTGTTATGCAACTTGTCCGTTCTAGACATATCCTACAGCACAGTTACCTTACACAAAATCCTTGTTAGCTTTGTATCAGGAGATAAAACTGTTTCTGTAAATGCTTGTAGAGCTCAAATGTTCATATTCACATCTCTAGTGTGCAATGAGCTCTTGATACTCACAGCCATGAGCTATGATCGATATGTTGCCATCTGTAACCCCTTGCATTACTCAACCATCATGAGTCGTAGTGTTTGCGGTATTTTGTCCAGTGTCTGCTGGATGCTGGGTTTCTTAGAATCTATGCCTCATATTATTTTAATATCAAGGTTTACTTGTTATAAATCAAAAGTAATAGACCACTTTTTCTGTGATATTGTCCCTCTTTTGAATCTTTCTTGCAATGACACGTCACTCTCGAAATTTTTGATGTTCATCTGCGGACTTTTTCTGGCCACATTTCCCTTTTTTCTTACCTTCATCCCTTATGTCTTCATCATCCGCAACATAATGAGGATTCCCTTAAAGACGGGGAAATATAAAGCGTTCTACACATGTTCCTCACACCTCACTGTGGTGGTGCTTCTTTACGTAACACTTGTCTGTCAATATCTAAGACCTGCTTCAGTGGAAACTTTGGAGTCCAACAAGCTTTTCTCACTATTTAATACAGCTGCTGTCCCGTTGTTAAACCCACTCATCTACAGCTTAAAAAATCAAGATGTCAAATCTGCACTCAAGCGTAGCTGGCATCAGTTAACCAAGAAGCTGTAA